The Branchiostoma lanceolatum isolate klBraLanc5 chromosome 5, klBraLanc5.hap2, whole genome shotgun sequence region CCATCCTTGCCCAATATATAGGCAGTCGTATCTGAATATCACAAAGTGTCACGAGCGCTAATCAAAGTGTGATAGAATTCTACCGAGGCCGAATTAAAAATTGTGTTGCCGGACCTTTGATACGTACCTGGGCTCGGATCAATAAGTTAACTGATAGCCTGATTAAATCGCACTCCCTTTATTCGATCGGCAGCGACACAGTTGACCTTCAGAGATACAGAGAGGGTGGAGTACTCGGAGTTGACTTTGATCGCGAACGCACCAACCAAACCAGACGATAACCAGATTTGATAAGCGCCAAGATGAACTGGAAAGGGACGGTCACGGTCGGCGAAGAAGCATCCCATATTCTTGATGCAGAAAGCCGTTGTAAATAATCCATAAGACGAGTTATAACTTGTCGAGCACCAACTGGAGTAAAACAAATGACCACTTCACCCAGCCTCTTATCGGATAGATGTTCTACTGAAAGCACCACAAATTGCAGTAGTTCTGAATTTACGGACCGGGTTGCCACCTTTGGAGTCCTCAATAACACCGTCTGGAAGCTTTCAGAGGTGCTTTGTATCGGTAGTCTACACATGCTCACTGAATAAAAGGCACATCAACCTCCTGATACATTCTCATGATTTTATTCTGGACTTCGCTGCACATAGTTTGACATCATAACTCAACAGCACGCTGAGGTGGAACGTATATTGTCACTTCATATCTGTTAaacaaaaaatattgtttaaatGTTACATGTGAATAATCTTGGATATTGTGATTTAAACACTCATCTTTTAAGTTGTTCTTTCACAACATTACTATATATTAACcaataacaacaaaatacatacaaTGCAAAGTGTCTGTTCACTCATTATCATCTTGATGTATGAATAGACTCTGTTTCCTGAGGTTTCATATGAACAGAAATGGAAGTCTACATGATTTAAGAGCAGCCTGATACTGTGTTTTGTACTAAATCATGATCCTAACATGTACTCTGCACGGTTTCTGTTTCTCCCATGAAGTCTTTAGATGCCTTTCTGTCAAGTCTGATCTTGGTGGTTTCTGGATCGAGCAAGGGCAACATGAAGGAATGACTTTCCACTGCATGTGCTTTCAGGCCGAGAAAATGGTCAAACAGGCTTTTACATTCAGGGCACTGCCATCTCACTTTTCTGGAATACTTGGTTTTCGTCGCCTCTTCTGAGAGACTTTTCTGTTTTTGCCGCATCAGCTGGCTTTTGGTCCACGCTTTACCTGGTTTGGGGAGGAGAAGCCGTTTCGTGGTTCCGTGTACCTGCACCTGTTCTGTGAGCTCCTCATGTGTTAgatctgtctcctctgtcatcCTCTTATTGCAATCTTTATGCAGCACACTGTGTGGTGTGGTACTGGGTAGAGTGTCCCGAGACTCTTTGTTTTCCACTGGGTCCGCCCCCGGTGAGAACGCTGGCTGCTCCTGCGTCTTCTTCTCCGGTACGTTCAGCGTGAGAAGTTTGCTGGGGTGTTtcatcatgacatgaaactttAGGTCCAAAAAGTTGGAAAACGGCATGTGGCATTCCGGACACCAGTGTCGCCGTACGTGCCGAGTGTTGGTTTTCTCCATAGACTCTCCTTTTCCGTTTGTTTGAGTCATACCATTGGATGAGCTGGTGCTGTGGTCTACCCTTTCCTTTTTGACACCGTATTCCTGGTTAACAACTTTATCATTTTTGACTTCACTGGGTTGTACAGAAGACCCCAGCAGTGCAGCCTGTATCAGCCTGTGTCCAGTCGACAGAGTTTTCTcaatatttccattttccaAGTCTTCAGAGGGTATACTGCTCTTCTCCACCTTAACTGCTGATGTTTTCTCCAGCACTAGTTTTGTTATGTCCTCTTGACTGTATCTGCAGACTTCTCCGAACCACGAGGGGTGGTGCATCAAGACGTGCTTTTTCAGATCTAACCATGTCTTACAGCGCATCTCACAGTTGGCAGGACAGGGGATACCCCACATAGTCTTCTTGGAGTACCCGGTAAGCTTACTAAGCTGCATGAGTTTCGTCTTGTCACCTTCCCCAGACACAGGCTCTGTCATTTTAAGACTCAGGGGATCTATCACGTCTGCAAACTTTGCAAACTGGCCAGGATGGTGTTCAAGGACATGTCGCTTCCGTTCAATCTCTGTGCTGAAACCTGTGCCACACTGGGGGCAAAGATGCATCTTTCCTCGAAACATGCTGGCTCTTGTATTGACTAGCACCTGCAGGGCAGCGCTGTAGCTGTTTCCCTGGCTGTGGTGCTCCACCTGTAGATGTGTCATCTTTGCCTCCTGTGTGCTGAAGCCCATGCCGCACTCTTCACACATGTGTCTGTACAGTAGACTGTCTTTCAGGACAACAAACTGGTCACCAAATCTTTTCACAATAGGAAGATCAGTTGCTAAAGGCTTCAACACATCTGTGAATTTGGAAGGATGCTGTTTGAGGAAGTGACTCTTCAGCTCAATAGGAGTGCCAAACCCTGCACCACATTCTGAGCAAGATACAACCTTGTGTGCACTCGATGAAAGAGGTCTGTACGGAGGTTCGTCGTCTGGTTCGCAGACCTCCCCTAGCTTTGACGGATGTTCCAACAAGACGTGCTGTTTCAGACGAGACAAGGCTTTGAAATAAGCACCGCAGGCAGGACATTTACGCTTCATTGCTCTTGCTCGGTGGACTTTGGTGTTGGCTGCTATGATCTCATTAAGGTTACAACCGCTTGCTCCCTTGTAAGTACTTTTTACTCTGCTTGGAGGTACAAATGATAACCCATTGTCATCACTGGCAGGGGCACTATCTCTGCACACTTCAGCAAGCCCCCCAGGATGCTTTGCCAATACATGCTTTTTCAACATGGTAAGGGACCTGAACTCTTTGGTACACATGGGGCATTTTCTTGTGTACTTGTTCTTCCCTCTTCCTCTAGGCACTTCTTTTGCCCACAGATCCACCAGTTCATGCTCTGTTGTAGTACTGGGCTGTTGTACATCCCTCAGGTCGAAGTCTGACAACTTCTCGGGGTGGCACTGCAGATCGTGCATTTTGCGCTCTACAAGCAACGCGAAGGTCTCGTGGCATAGAGAACATCTGTGTCCACGCTTTCTGCCTGGCACGAGTTGTGTGAACTGTTCGTATAATGTTGATGGCAAAGGGCCATCTGCTGAGGGATTGCTGAAGTTATTTACTCCTGTAATGCTTCTTGGAACTTTGCGTACACTCAGGTCTAAGATTTCACTGCCCACTTCTTTCTTTACAGACTTCTTTACCCTCAAGTCCAAAGACCCATCCTGTGCAAACTGTTCCTCCTCTGGTTTTTCAGACCCTGGTCCAGTCATTTCTCTTTCATTACTTCTTCCCTTTGGAGATCTACTCCTCCCTCTCTTCATCTTGCGGTTTGGTTGCTTAGCTCTCTTGCTTCTCCTGTAAGGGTTCCCCCTCTTCCTCATCTGGTCCCTGTTTGGCCACTCGAAGTCAGGTAGCTTTTCTGGGTGGACCTGCATCACGTGCATCTTCAGATCCATGAACATCTTGAACGTAGACTCACATTCTGTGCAGTAGATCAGCCCAGGTCTGCCCTCCTCTCCAGCTGGTTCTGACTCATGAGGAGGGTTGGTGCTGAGAAAGTCGTCAGCTGGCCAGTTCAGCAGAGGAAGCTTCTCTGGGTGGTAACGCAACACGTGCATTTTGAGGTCCACATGACTTCTGAAGGTCTTGTTGCAATCAACACACACCTTCACCTTAAATAAAGCTGCTGTTTTCCCCTTCGCACTTTTGTCGAGACTTCCGACTTCTTCACCCACAATGTTGACAAAATTTGATGAGGAATTTTCTGAAGCTGTCAGGGTTTTTCTAACGCCTTTCCCTGCTTGATCAGCCCATTGTTGTATGCCCTCCATTGCCTTCTCTGTCCCAGTGCCAGTACTTGCCTCTTCCCATGAGCTACTGTCAACTCTCATCCTCTTAGGTCGAGTATTCTTCCTCCTGGTAGATGATGTTTTCTCCACAAGGTATCCTTCATCGTGGTCTTCCAATCTTCTTTTTATTCCCATCTTCGTATCAGGGATCTGTAAATTACCACTTGGACCTTTTAGTAACTCCATAgttttttctgtatctgtgtttGCAGCATTGGCCTGTTTCAAATAGATGCTTAACGGCATGGGATCCACACCTTTGTCTACTGTCTCCTTCTTCACCTTTTCCTGAAGTAGTTTAGGAGGAGCTCTTGAACCTTCCTCGTCCTGGAGGTCATGTCCATACTCGTGTAGATCATTAGGTTCTCGTTTCACTTTAATAGTTAACTGTGTTGGGCCTTTAGCATTTTGGACTTTTGATACAGAAGAGGTACTGTTTTTAGCCTCCAAGCTCTCACAGTTGTGAAATGGCACACATGGTTTTCTTTCTACACCTACAATGTTTACATCACTGTTACCTTTAGCTGACAAATCTAGAGCAGTCTCTCTGTTTCCATTAGACAATTCCCCCCCACCATTTAACATTGACTTTGTTACCCCAGCACTATCAACTGTTGTAACTGACACAGGGTTCTGTACAAACTTGATACTGTGTGTTAAAGGAAGAAGGCCCTGAACAGTTGTTTGTATCTTATCCTTCAGAGACATGCAGCTATTTTTGGTCCTCAGGAACTCCTCCTTGGTGATGCCGGGGAACTGTAGGGAGATGGAGTGGAAGTCGACGTGTTCCCCTCTCTCTACTGTAGCCTGGATGACTTGCCGGGCCTCCAAGTTGTCATCCTCCCCGTCAATGTAAGGAAGGCGCGATGGGTGATGGAGAAGGAAGTGCATCCTCAACTCAATGGAATTCTTAAAGACATCATAACACTCAAAGCAAGAGTAGCAGCGATTACCCATCCTAATCATCCCTTTCTTGGGTGGCACTTTGTTTGCAGGATCACAAGCTGCAGTCTTTGTGCTGTCGTCACCTGCTTCTACTGCTTGTCTGTCACCTCTGTTTTCTTCATCTCTACTGGTTTGGACAGCTTTTGGGTTCCCTGCCTGTGTTTCAGCATCGATAGAACTGTCCTTCTGCTGAGTCTGTATTGTACAGCTCCCTTCCTTGTCAGCTGAGAAGTTGTCTACCGGAGCTATAAGAAAGGAAATTATACATATGTTTCTCCATTGACATAGTTTTACATACAAAGACAACTCAGCAGTAAAGGTTATCGGATTGGGCTACATGGAAAAACAGGAACTGGACAGCTACATTATTACTGGGGTGGGCTGACTactctctttgcagccaggggctgaattgcaaggagcttacaattggcaAGGCTAaattgcaagggtctggagcggcagCCATTCAGccctaactcaggtgacctcaacacgaccattgccccatgtgcggccatagaaCTGACAGTTGTCCTCATACTCTATTAGTAAAAAAGTGTTGATGTGGGAATATGTTTACAATCATGACCAGTGAGAAACAATGTTTTGATCTATATACTGCTCCTACCCTGCACAGTTGTTGATGTAGATGACAATGGTGTTGTCACAGTACTTGCAGTTGCAGCAGTTGTGCTGGTCATACAAGAATCTGATGTTCCTAAAGGAGCAAAATGCAAAATTTTACTCCATTGTGATGtcatacaaattatgcaaagagAGATAATGATGATTTCAGGTAGGTTGCCTTAACATTtaacaaacatttaaacctAAGCACTCTTCGCAATATCTGCAATCCATTTTGATGAAAAGGAGTTCTCTAAGTTTTCTAGTCTATGGTGTCTTTGTCACTGTGACATAAGAAGATATTTGGGAGACAAACTTACTTGTTGGAATGAAAGTTGTGATGGTGATTGATATCATAAGATTTTATACTCTATTTCAGAAAGTAAagtgcttaccaacaagcttttgctCAGTCCTTTGattcttctcaagttgaaatgacccgaaACCCATGTCACATGACCTGAACGTAGGTGTGACATCAGTAACTGGCCAAAGGTGTCAGGATACCGACTTGGCACCAATGCAACCCCcaggcacctttgacctgttgctgaTGTCACACTTCCCTGACAAAGGCTTTTgagtcatttcaacttgagaaggatttGAGGACTGATCAAAAGCTTCCTGGCCATGGTAAGCACTTACCATTGTGTATGGATATAACGTATAGAATCAATATAAAACTTACTTGTTGTTTCTACAGGCTTCATCTTCTTGTACTCTTCGATGAGACTGAGAAGGAAGGGGTTGGCTGTCTCCTTCGGGGCCTTGCCCTGGAAGATGGTGTACAGgatgtccaggtggtccttcAGAAGGAGCGCATTCCTGTACTTGTGGGGGGACTGTGCTCTCAGCCGATGTGCCATGGCTGAGGAAAACAACCTGCGCAGAATCCTGTAGGGCAGTGGGAATGAGATGTTTGCATCATACTGTTGAAACACATGGTAAGGGAACATGGGCTTGGAAAGGAAAAGATGTACTAAAAACAAAGCTTTTAACAATAAGTGATTTGAAGAATGCTATGAACTTTGCCATCTGACCATTAAGCCTCTGTCACAGGCAGCATGAAATTCAATTATTAAACCGACGAGTCTGCAATCTCTGAATGACATGTTCAGAAGTGATACACCCGGCATTCTCTTGACCATGGTGCAATCTTCACGAATCATCCTATGTTGGCAGGTTACCAAGCACCATTAAATACGATAAGGTACAGAATAGGTAAATTTTCAGGTGAAAGATATGTGCGACCCTCGACAGATATTAAGATCGAAGCTCATCaactgtgtgacagggactttaAAGAATATGTTTTACTAAAAAAACTGCTAAATCAATCAATATGAATGTATTGCAAAAGTAAAGGACTTTTAAAACAGCATACCAACCTGGAGTTGGGAACAACTGTCTCCCCACTGTTTCTTCCTGCCATTTGTTTCTGTAACCACTCGACATTGTACACAGCATCTGTCTGTGCTGATTCACTTTGGCCCTGTGTCAGCAAACACAAGAACATGACTCTGTATGCTACAAAAAATATGATGTAACATGGTTTAATCGATCAATATAACTTTATACAACCTCCTTGTCTAATCAACTAACTGTATGACCACCTTTTGTTCAATCTCATTTTCAGTAGATTTCAACAATTTCAAGGGTGCAACAAAAACTACATTTTGGTGAATGGCCTACCACTTGTGTCTGGATCACTTCCTGGCTGTCCCTACATCAGACAAGAACTCTAGCTCATTGGCCACAAACTGTCTAAGATATTACATGACATTTACTatttttatcagaaacattcAAGATTCCCAGCTTTGATTGAAAGGTTTAATTACACATCTTATCTATTTCAGCCTCTTTATTGCCATAAAAGGTACAACATTagtatatacacatgtaatgtatacacatgtaataTGTACTTTGCGTTGGTGGGTATACATGTTGTTTGATTGGTTTGACCCGTTGTACATCTGGGCATATCACCTTTCTGTACCATGCTGCAGATGtgtacgtaaaacttacataaCACACTCTGGATTGTATAACAATTACCACACTTTGTATTGTATAACATACTATGTATACTATTGTATAATATACCCTGTATTGTATAATAGGCTTAAGATGAATGGTAGCCTTTGCACCAATTTTTTCAGCACTCTACCAAATGTATGCTTTATTGTTTGATAGTAATTGCACACACTACATAGATCTACAATGGGACCAAgttttatgaaaaatacattgtaacTATTGAAGCTATGGCCTACCTGGGCTGGTACTTGACTGCCAGAAACTTCCATGTTCCATCTGGGAATGTTGAGGGAAGAGGTGGCCTGTCTGTGTGAATTTTCCAACGCAGTCCCCTGGTCCATACTGACAGCACCATCAGTATCAGCAGCTATATCCATGTTGAGTTCTCACTGTGGAACAGTAAAGAGAAAAGATTTAGAGCAATGTAAGTGGTGCAGACaccatgcacatgtatatatgtagtagatatgctacatgtatgtgcatgtcCATTGCCAGCATTTTGTTTGGGGGGATTCAATTGTAGAATTTCTGTCAAGCGAGCAACACATGGACGAGATGAGCGCTGTAGGCACAAGCTTTCTAGAAGGTCCAGGGAAAATTATAGAAATTTCACTCTCTGAAATAGCTGAAATGGCAATTCATgcgtttttgagaggatttcaaagtaagaaaaGAACTCACGGACCGTCGATAACAGCCCTGTCAACATAGGATGCATTCATTGATCATTCTATTCAGGTAACTCTTCCAAACCCCCTAAACTCCCCCTACGTATGGTTATGTTCATTGTACCACTCGTCACCATTTAAATGATCTCTGAGTTTTGACTTGAACTTGACCAAAATGAGGATGCTGCAAAAGCATGAATGCAGATGTCTCGGGATCTATACCCTGCAACTGAATAtttgagttcgaatcccgggaatggcatactcgcccctttgggtttttacaaaaAAGTACAGGTTAAACAAAAAAGACTTAAAAGGGAAAGAATGGCTAATCTATTAACCCAAGGAGATTAACCTTAGGTTTATTCTATGGGTGCTTTTGTGCATTGGATCTCCATAATTTGTTATTCTACATTCAGCATTTCAGAATCATGTAAACATTTACACATCtatttacattcaatttgtatcATTAAGGTTAGGTGTCCAGGCTTTGTCAACTTGTCCATAGACGCTATAATCAGGTATAGGAAAGATAAAATGCATTGAATAATGGAAGGCTGGTTGCCAAATCTTAATACATTCTGGTATCTGAGAGGCAAACATGCAAgccatacataacgttacatgttaatATTGTACATTTAACCGTTACACATGTAAAACAAACGGAAGCACAGATCACTACCTCCTTTTCTGCACAAAAAAACTCCTTGGCACAATGTTGACCATAGAGAACTTTACCTCCTTGGCTagagaaacaacaacaaggacCGGCAGAAATAGAGTCTGGGCAAGAGGCAGTCTTAACCATTACATCCTGCCGGTAGCAACGACGTCATACCCGGATCATCTAAGAGAAAATTACCTCCCCCCTCCCTTCGTCTCCCGATCAAAAGAGCGTCAGCTCCGCGTGTTCTTTAACTTCTCCCAATCAACACCGAAACTCTTATGTACAAGAAGGTAATCAGGTGTAAAAATCTAACCCACTAACCGTGCCCTGAAAAGTCCGCGACATCAAACAACCGCCCTGACATTAACCCGAGAAGCAGACAAAGGAACAAGCAAAACACGTCAACGTAAATCGAAACATATGACTCACACGGAAGCAACGATGACGCACAAGAACGTAACGCCGTAACCATATCCGGGTCACGAGTTGAAAGGTCAGCTCTCGTTGACCAACTTCCGCCATGATGGAGAATTTGTTGTGTAGCTGTTGACTTGAGTTAGAGACATTTTCTCCTCCCTTTGCGCTGTCGCAGAGGTTAAATGTAGACCAGGTATGTATACAGTGATTCTTAAGACACGTCTTAGAACGTGTGGAAGGAATTGTGAGGGACCATAGTTGCTGTTTTGATGCCGTAGCATTGCACATATTTTTCAGAAAAGCTGTTGGCCTTTTCGCGCTATTTCCTCGTCTTCTTGATAAGTAACCCTTTGTAAAGAGCTGGTTACAGCGCTGTGAAGAAAATGATGTGGGAATGCGAACGTTCAGAAGCTCCATTTTTTGGTACGATAAGCTAAGTGCGAGCTATACCGCGTGGGCGCATGGACTGGTCATCACCGAATACCTGTGTTGAACGTGGGCGGGTACAGACAAAATTATGTCTCCTTGCAAAATAAGTTACGACATCGACCTTGGTTAGCCCAACTCTTACAGAAGAAAAGTTGGCGGAAGTCTCCGTATTTATAAGATGTTTTAGATATTGGAATCGAGACAATAAGATTTCATCACATGACCATGCGCGCATGAATAATTCAGGATAGAAGAGAAGCTAAATGATCTGAAAAGTTTTGTTTGCTCACGTGGTGTTTGATTTGTTGATAATCCCTCTTTGCCCACTGAACGCGTTGTCCATAATTGTGGTGCTGTTGTAGCATTGAATAGTGGTTAGAGTGATTTTTCTAGACACAGACATGTTAGTTGGTAGTGTACTGCTATCATGGTGTACAACATGCCAACGCATTTGGAGTACAtatgatgtctaaccttcatttgACACATAGGGATTACTAGTACAGAACCAGTTTGTCTCCTTACCCGCCAATGTTTGGTATTCATCATGTAACATATATATTATCCAAGGAACGTATCAGAAGGGTTACCGAAATGATGGCAGAtaacaaatgaagacctttatttattgtacattttgcccacccgagctaagtacaggtcacaacaaatacaaaacataTACACCTGTTGCAATTGGTATAAGTATCGTAGTCTAGCATATATTACTGGTAGTCGGTTTGTGAAAATGCATGATTCTGGAATGTAAATTTTTCAGTTCTACTTACATGTCTAAAgtgagggaatttaatttctATATAACTGAATAGGATTTTTCTATCATTAACATACATACAGTAGTGCAATCTACAATGAAGTACACTTGATCTTCTACCATATTTGAGGTACTACTTGAAGGCCAGGAACTTCTCAGGTT contains the following coding sequences:
- the LOC136435376 gene encoding uncharacterized protein; the encoded protein is MDIAADTDGAVSMDQGTALENSHRQATSSLNIPRWNMEVSGSQVPAQGQSESAQTDAVYNVEWLQKQMAGRNSGETVVPNSRILRRLFSSAMAHRLRAQSPHKYRNALLLKDHLDILYTIFQGKAPKETANPFLLSLIEEYKKMKPVETTRTSDSCMTSTTAATASTVTTPLSSTSTTVQAPVDNFSADKEGSCTIQTQQKDSSIDAETQAGNPKAVQTSRDEENRGDRQAVEAGDDSTKTAACDPANKVPPKKGMIRMGNRCYSCFECYDVFKNSIELRMHFLLHHPSRLPYIDGEDDNLEARQVIQATVERGEHVDFHSISLQFPGITKEEFLRTKNSCMSLKDKIQTTVQGLLPLTHSIKFVQNPVSVTTVDSAGVTKSMLNGGGELSNGNRETALDLSAKGNSDVNIVGVERKPCVPFHNCESLEAKNSTSSVSKVQNAKGPTQLTIKVKREPNDLHEYGHDLQDEEGSRAPPKLLQEKVKKETVDKGVDPMPLSIYLKQANAANTDTEKTMELLKGPSGNLQIPDTKMGIKRRLEDHDEGYLVEKTSSTRRKNTRPKRMRVDSSSWEEASTGTGTEKAMEGIQQWADQAGKGVRKTLTASENSSSNFVNIVGEEVGSLDKSAKGKTAALFKVKVCVDCNKTFRSHVDLKMHVLRYHPEKLPLLNWPADDFLSTNPPHESEPAGEEGRPGLIYCTECESTFKMFMDLKMHVMQVHPEKLPDFEWPNRDQMRKRGNPYRRSKRAKQPNRKMKRGRSRSPKGRSNEREMTGPGSEKPEEEQFAQDGSLDLRVKKSVKKEVGSEILDLSVRKVPRSITGVNNFSNPSADGPLPSTLYEQFTQLVPGRKRGHRCSLCHETFALLVERKMHDLQCHPEKLSDFDLRDVQQPSTTTEHELVDLWAKEVPRGRGKNKYTRKCPMCTKEFRSLTMLKKHVLAKHPGGLAEVCRDSAPASDDNGLSFVPPSRVKSTYKGASGCNLNEIIAANTKVHRARAMKRKCPACGAYFKALSRLKQHVLLEHPSKLGEVCEPDDEPPYRPLSSSAHKVVSCSECGAGFGTPIELKSHFLKQHPSKFTDVLKPLATDLPIVKRFGDQFVVLKDSLLYRHMCEECGMGFSTQEAKMTHLQVEHHSQGNSYSAALQVLVNTRASMFRGKMHLCPQCGTGFSTEIERKRHVLEHHPGQFAKFADVIDPLSLKMTEPVSGEGDKTKLMQLSKLTGYSKKTMWGIPCPANCEMRCKTWLDLKKHVLMHHPSWFGEVCRYSQEDITKLVLEKTSAVKVEKSSIPSEDLENGNIEKTLSTGHRLIQAALLGSSVQPSEVKNDKVVNQEYGVKKERVDHSTSSSNGMTQTNGKGESMEKTNTRHVRRHWCPECHMPFSNFLDLKFHVMMKHPSKLLTLNVPEKKTQEQPAFSPGADPVENKESRDTLPSTTPHSVLHKDCNKRMTEETDLTHEELTEQVQVHGTTKRLLLPKPGKAWTKSQLMRQKQKSLSEEATKTKYSRKVRWQCPECKSLFDHFLGLKAHAVESHSFMLPLLDPETTKIRLDRKASKDFMGETETVQSTC